In one Streptomyces marincola genomic region, the following are encoded:
- a CDS encoding tartrate dehydrogenase yields the protein MTTPRTGRTFRIAAIPADGVGKEVVAAGRAVLDALAKGSGGAFAFAWEEFPWGCGHYAATGRMMDEDGLERLKAFDAVYFGAVGWPTVPDHVSLWGLRLAICQGFDQWANVRPVHFLPGVRSPLRAADDHDLDWVVVRENSEGEYAGLGGRNLSARGPGGEVAVQSSLFTEVGCERVIRFAFDLARTRARRKVSSVTKSNAQQHGMVLWDEVFRRVAGDYPDVETESVLVDAMAAKFVLRPQDLSVVVASNLHADILSDLGSALAGSLGLAASANLNPERRYPSMFEPVHGSAPDIAGRGLANPVGAVGSAALMLDHLGLPDEAARLHRAIAATTAAGVLTPDVGGSAGTDEVTAALIGALDG from the coding sequence ATGACCACGCCTCGCACCGGCAGGACGTTCCGGATCGCCGCCATCCCCGCCGACGGCGTGGGCAAGGAGGTGGTCGCCGCGGGCCGGGCCGTGCTCGACGCCCTGGCGAAGGGCTCGGGCGGCGCGTTCGCCTTCGCGTGGGAGGAGTTCCCGTGGGGCTGCGGGCACTACGCGGCCACCGGCCGGATGATGGACGAGGACGGTCTTGAGCGCCTGAAGGCGTTCGACGCCGTCTACTTCGGCGCCGTCGGCTGGCCGACCGTGCCCGACCACGTCAGCCTCTGGGGGCTGCGGCTGGCCATCTGCCAGGGCTTCGACCAGTGGGCCAACGTCCGCCCTGTGCACTTCCTGCCCGGCGTCCGCAGCCCGCTGCGCGCCGCGGACGACCACGACCTGGACTGGGTCGTGGTGCGCGAGAACAGCGAGGGCGAGTACGCGGGGCTCGGCGGGCGCAACCTGTCGGCCCGCGGCCCCGGCGGCGAGGTCGCGGTGCAGTCGTCGCTGTTCACGGAGGTGGGGTGCGAACGCGTCATCCGCTTCGCCTTCGACCTCGCCCGCACCCGCGCCAGGCGCAAGGTGTCGAGCGTGACCAAGAGCAACGCGCAGCAGCACGGCATGGTGCTGTGGGACGAGGTCTTCCGCCGCGTGGCCGGGGACTACCCGGACGTGGAGACCGAGAGCGTGCTGGTGGACGCGATGGCCGCCAAGTTCGTCCTGCGCCCGCAGGACCTCTCCGTCGTGGTGGCCTCCAACCTCCACGCCGACATCCTCTCCGACCTCGGCAGCGCGCTCGCCGGCTCCCTCGGCCTGGCCGCGAGCGCCAACCTCAACCCGGAACGGCGCTACCCCAGCATGTTCGAGCCGGTGCACGGCTCCGCGCCCGACATCGCGGGCCGCGGCCTGGCCAACCCGGTCGGCGCGGTGGGCAGCGCGGCCCTGATGCTCGACCACCTCGGGCTGCCGGACGAGGCGGCCAGGCTGCACCGCGCGATCGCGGCCACCACGGCGGCCGGGGTGCTCACCCCCGACGTCGGCGGCTCGGCCGGCACCGACGAGGTGACCGCCGCGCTCATCGGCGCGCTGGACGGCTGA
- a CDS encoding pyridoxamine 5'-phosphate oxidase family protein, producing the protein MPQAPGSPEYPTTQTDRMRGGRLPDRLTHQVRPVLDALDEGWVCHVGFVSDGAPVVLPTLYGRRDDQLILHGATGSRLYRMAEQGQRGVPVCLTVTLVDGLVIARSSFYHAVRYRSVVVHGNAYPVPVRAPAGELTKGEALRVLLAHAVWGREGKLRPPTTEELAETGVLRIALNEATLKSYDGGPEKEEGEEIKDVWAGIVPVCEVYGTPRRADWVPDTVPTPDYLAHYRRPGQDPARCRA; encoded by the coding sequence GTGCCGCAAGCCCCGGGCTCACCCGAGTACCCCACGACGCAGACCGACCGGATGCGCGGCGGGCGGCTCCCCGACCGCCTGACCCACCAGGTGCGCCCGGTGCTCGACGCGCTGGACGAGGGCTGGGTGTGCCACGTGGGCTTCGTCAGCGACGGCGCGCCCGTGGTGCTGCCGACGCTGTACGGGCGGCGCGACGACCAGCTGATCCTGCACGGCGCGACCGGGTCGCGCCTGTACCGGATGGCCGAGCAGGGGCAGCGCGGCGTTCCCGTGTGCCTCACCGTGACCCTGGTCGACGGGCTCGTGATCGCGCGCTCGTCCTTCTACCACGCCGTCCGCTACCGGTCCGTCGTCGTGCACGGCAACGCCTACCCCGTGCCGGTGCGCGCCCCGGCCGGTGAGCTGACGAAGGGCGAGGCGCTGCGCGTCCTTCTCGCCCACGCCGTGTGGGGGCGCGAGGGGAAGCTGCGCCCGCCCACGACCGAGGAGCTGGCCGAGACCGGGGTGCTGCGCATCGCACTCAACGAGGCCACGCTGAAGTCGTACGACGGCGGCCCGGAGAAGGAGGAGGGCGAGGAGATCAAGGACGTGTGGGCCGGGATCGTTCCGGTGTGCGAGGTGTACGGCACGCCCCGGCGGGCCGACTGGGTGCCCGACACCGTGCCGACCCCCGACTACCTCGCGCACTACCGCCGCCCAGGCCAGGACCCGGCCCGCTGCCGCGCGTAG
- a CDS encoding NAD(P)/FAD-dependent oxidoreductase — protein MLADHRGLEEAVPGYAVRRTGSLTWPAPDGEERAALGGAHGEAGPVPGSRRVTGAEVAALEPRLLDVPAYAVHTPSDAGVDPVAATRALVAAARAHGARVVHDASVTAVDTVRGRVKGVSTAAGFLPAGTVVLAAGTGTRALCEPLGIDLPVAVSPACLLEVAAPAGSVNGIVATPEFEVREVRPGRLLVVAPCPADGPVPPARVPAESTMRRLRAAFRGGAGWRLLDCRVGARPVPARGPVIGHLTRDRSLYTAVLHSAVTLAPTVGRLVAGELLGHGPACELRDCRPGGPA, from the coding sequence GTGCTCGCCGACCACCGCGGGCTCGAAGAGGCCGTGCCCGGCTACGCCGTGCGGCGCACGGGCTCCCTCACCTGGCCCGCCCCCGACGGCGAGGAACGCGCCGCGCTTGGAGGGGCGCACGGGGAGGCCGGGCCCGTGCCGGGCAGCCGCCGGGTGACGGGCGCCGAGGTCGCCGCGCTCGAACCCCGTCTCCTCGACGTCCCCGCGTACGCCGTCCACACCCCGAGCGACGCCGGCGTCGACCCCGTGGCCGCGACCCGGGCGCTGGTGGCCGCGGCACGCGCGCACGGGGCACGGGTGGTCCACGACGCCTCCGTGACCGCCGTCGACACGGTTCGGGGGCGGGTGAAGGGCGTGTCGACCGCGGCGGGGTTCCTGCCGGCCGGCACGGTGGTGCTCGCGGCGGGAACGGGGACCCGCGCGCTGTGCGAGCCGCTGGGCATCGACCTGCCCGTGGCCGTGTCCCCCGCCTGCCTCCTTGAGGTCGCGGCCCCCGCCGGATCGGTGAACGGCATCGTGGCGACACCGGAGTTCGAGGTGCGCGAGGTCCGCCCGGGCCGCCTGCTCGTGGTCGCGCCCTGCCCGGCGGACGGCCCGGTCCCCCCGGCCCGGGTGCCGGCCGAAAGCACGATGCGGCGCCTGCGGGCGGCCTTCCGCGGCGGCGCCGGCTGGCGGCTGCTCGACTGCCGCGTCGGCGCCCGCCCGGTGCCCGCGCGGGGGCCGGTCATCGGCCACCTGACGCGGGACCGTTCGCTCTACACGGCCGTGCTGCACTCGGCGGTCACCCTCGCCCCCACGGTCGGACGCCTCGTGGCCGGCGAACTCCTCGGGCACGGCCCCGCGTGCGAACTGCGCGACTGCCGCCCCGGCGGGCCCGCGTGA
- a CDS encoding ABC transporter substrate-binding protein has product MRHPAATALAALALAATLAACGTTEEAAEDETPAPSGDPITLTDARGEEVTLEGPAVRVAGTEWNVVEYLVSLGVQPVGVSDVEGFEQWNTAVRLDDGVTDIGTRGEPSIDTLGTLDLDAVFVTDQLVEGAIEQIEETTPVIVVPGGNAEDPIGQMLENVDLVATATGTEDRAREIREEFDTALADGRAALADAGAEGATVAFSDAYQTGEAVTIRPFGEGSLIGAVLGELGFANAWSQVEGLEFDAVYGLGQTDVEGLTSLPDDTTYWYYGSGDNDPYGQTLVDNAVWNSLPFAADATRLPDGIWTFGGPAAMLQLVDAAVAAAS; this is encoded by the coding sequence GTGAGACATCCCGCCGCAACCGCGCTCGCCGCCCTCGCCCTCGCCGCCACACTGGCCGCGTGCGGCACCACCGAGGAGGCCGCGGAGGACGAAACGCCCGCACCCTCGGGCGACCCCATCACCCTCACCGACGCCAGGGGCGAGGAGGTCACCCTCGAAGGCCCGGCCGTGCGCGTCGCCGGCACGGAGTGGAACGTCGTCGAGTACCTGGTCTCGCTCGGCGTCCAGCCCGTCGGCGTCTCGGACGTCGAGGGCTTCGAGCAGTGGAACACCGCCGTGCGACTCGACGACGGGGTCACCGACATCGGCACCCGCGGCGAGCCCAGCATCGACACGCTCGGCACGCTCGACCTCGACGCCGTCTTCGTCACCGACCAGCTCGTCGAGGGCGCCATCGAGCAGATCGAGGAGACCACCCCCGTCATCGTCGTCCCCGGCGGGAACGCGGAGGACCCGATCGGCCAGATGCTCGAGAACGTGGACCTCGTCGCCACCGCAACCGGCACCGAGGACCGGGCGCGCGAGATACGCGAGGAGTTCGACACCGCGCTCGCGGACGGCCGCGCCGCACTCGCGGACGCCGGCGCCGAGGGCGCGACGGTGGCGTTCAGCGACGCCTACCAGACCGGCGAGGCGGTGACGATCCGGCCGTTCGGCGAGGGCTCGCTGATCGGCGCCGTGCTCGGGGAACTCGGCTTCGCCAACGCGTGGAGCCAGGTCGAGGGCCTGGAGTTCGACGCGGTGTACGGGCTCGGCCAGACGGACGTCGAAGGGCTCACGTCGCTGCCCGACGACACCACCTACTGGTACTACGGCTCGGGCGACAACGACCCGTACGGGCAGACGCTGGTCGACAACGCCGTGTGGAACTCGCTGCCGTTCGCCGCGGACGCCACCAGGCTCCCCGACGGCATCTGGACGTTCGGCGGCCCCGCCGCGATGCTCCAGCTCGTCGACGCGGCCGTCGCCGCCGCGAGCTGA
- a CDS encoding carbohydrate ABC transporter permease, with translation MSALGEFRSLSRSRSRRGAAGKAKDGREHDNRDGRAALFFLAPWLIGLLGITLGPMIASLYLAFTDYNLLQDPRFTGLDNIRRMFSDDRLAQSLRVTFTYVVVAVPLQLAAALGLALLLDRGIRGLPLYRSILYLPSLLGASVAIAVLWRLVFGNEGLLNAFLALFGAEGPGWVADPDTALGTLIILHVWTFGAPMVIFLAGLRQIPRELYEAAATDGASRRRQLFSITLPLLSPIIFFNLVLGLIGSFQSFTQAYIVSNGTGGPSDSTLFFSLYLYQEGFTSFRMGYASALAWLLLIIIGAFTALNFWASKYWVFYHD, from the coding sequence ATGAGCGCGCTGGGCGAATTCCGGTCCCTCAGCCGTTCGCGCTCCCGGCGCGGAGCGGCGGGAAAGGCGAAGGACGGCCGGGAGCACGACAACCGGGACGGCAGGGCCGCCCTGTTCTTTCTCGCGCCGTGGCTGATCGGACTGCTCGGCATCACGCTCGGCCCGATGATCGCGTCGCTCTACCTCGCGTTCACGGACTACAACCTGCTCCAGGACCCGCGGTTCACCGGCCTCGACAACATCCGCCGGATGTTCTCCGACGACCGGCTCGCGCAGTCCCTCCGCGTGACGTTCACCTACGTCGTCGTCGCCGTGCCGCTCCAACTCGCCGCCGCCCTCGGCCTGGCCCTGCTGCTCGACCGGGGCATCCGGGGCCTTCCGCTCTACCGGTCCATCCTCTACCTGCCCTCACTGCTCGGCGCGAGCGTCGCCATCGCGGTGCTGTGGCGCCTCGTGTTCGGCAACGAGGGGCTGCTGAACGCCTTCCTCGCGCTGTTCGGCGCCGAGGGGCCCGGCTGGGTGGCCGACCCGGACACCGCGCTCGGCACGCTGATCATCCTGCACGTGTGGACCTTCGGCGCGCCGATGGTGATCTTCCTGGCCGGCCTGCGCCAGATACCGCGCGAGCTGTACGAGGCGGCGGCGACCGACGGGGCCTCAAGGCGGCGGCAGTTGTTCTCGATCACGCTGCCGCTGCTCAGCCCCATCATCTTCTTCAACCTGGTGCTCGGCCTCATCGGCAGCTTCCAGTCGTTCACCCAGGCGTACATCGTGTCCAACGGGACCGGCGGGCCGAGCGACTCCACGCTCTTCTTCTCGCTCTACCTCTACCAGGAGGGCTTCACGAGCTTCCGCATGGGCTACGCGTCGGCGCTCGCCTGGCTGCTGCTGATCATCATCGGGGCGTTCACGGCCCTGAACTTCTGGGCCTCCAAGTATTGGGTCTTCTACCATGACTGA
- a CDS encoding iron ABC transporter permease: MAIGTLAERPAPAGAPQAPAGARPPSRRLAALTGALLLLLVPLSAVHLVQGTAAVGLGDLVAWLLGDDAGAEAAVVVESRFPRLAAGLAVGAALGAVGCVLQSVSRNPVASPDVLAVNSGAHLALVGAAVSGLSLPFFGDVAVAFAGGLVAAALVLVLTGSEYGTMRLILGGTAVSLLLGSLTTSLLILAPVESTGLYAWASGSLSQNGLGTVRLVAPVVLAGLAVLLLLGRRLDLMMLGDDEARALGVPVRRTQVTVLLVTVLMSAAAVAATGPIGFVGLAAPALTRLLVPYVPGLHRHRALVPLSALMGVTVVLGADVALRAVMGAQNAVRVPTGVVTSLLGGLLMVALALRLRATSTHGAARGLEVRGAGAARRGVLAATVGAVLVAAAVAAVLVGDRTLLLGDLGLWARGEAGQLVGIVLDTRVPRVVAALLAGAALAVAGTAIQAVTRNALADPAIIGVSGGASLGAVLVVTLTPLAGFWAVTGSAGAGAVAAAAVVFALSARGGFASDRLVLVGVGLSHVTTALVTTLIVATDPFNASKALTWLSGSTYGRSYEHLLPLGVACLVFLPLTWAAHRYLDLLSLDEDTPRVLGLNVPRTRLLLLGCGVALTGTAVAAIGMIGFVGLVAPHAARTLLGRRHRWVVPVAALLGGLLVVLADLLGRTVIAPDQLPAGLLTAVIGTPYFLWLLHRTRAS; encoded by the coding sequence ATGGCGATCGGCACGCTCGCCGAACGGCCCGCCCCCGCCGGCGCCCCGCAGGCGCCGGCCGGGGCGCGGCCCCCGTCCCGCCGGCTGGCCGCGCTGACCGGCGCGCTGCTCCTGCTGCTCGTGCCGCTCTCTGCGGTGCACCTGGTGCAGGGCACCGCCGCGGTCGGCCTCGGCGACCTCGTCGCGTGGCTGCTCGGCGACGACGCGGGCGCCGAGGCCGCCGTCGTCGTCGAGTCCCGCTTCCCGCGCCTGGCCGCCGGGCTCGCGGTCGGCGCCGCGCTCGGCGCCGTCGGCTGCGTCCTCCAGTCGGTCTCCCGCAACCCGGTGGCCTCCCCCGACGTGCTCGCCGTGAACTCCGGCGCGCACCTCGCCCTCGTGGGCGCCGCGGTCTCGGGGCTCTCGCTGCCGTTCTTCGGCGATGTGGCCGTGGCGTTCGCGGGCGGTCTCGTGGCCGCGGCCCTCGTCCTCGTGCTGACCGGCAGCGAGTACGGCACGATGCGCCTGATCCTCGGCGGCACGGCCGTTTCCCTGCTCCTCGGGTCCCTCACGACGTCCCTGCTGATCCTGGCGCCCGTGGAGAGCACCGGCCTGTACGCGTGGGCCTCGGGCTCCCTGAGCCAGAACGGCCTGGGCACCGTGCGGCTCGTCGCGCCCGTGGTCCTCGCCGGCCTCGCGGTCCTGCTGCTGCTCGGCCGGCGGCTGGACCTGATGATGCTCGGCGACGACGAGGCCCGCGCGCTCGGCGTCCCGGTCCGGCGGACCCAGGTGACCGTGCTGCTGGTGACCGTCCTCATGTCGGCCGCCGCCGTCGCGGCGACCGGGCCGATCGGCTTCGTCGGCCTGGCCGCGCCGGCCCTGACCCGCCTGCTCGTGCCGTACGTGCCCGGCCTGCACCGGCACCGGGCGCTCGTTCCGCTCTCCGCGCTCATGGGCGTCACCGTGGTGCTGGGCGCGGACGTCGCGCTGCGCGCGGTGATGGGGGCGCAGAACGCGGTCCGCGTGCCGACCGGCGTCGTCACCTCCCTGCTCGGCGGGCTGCTGATGGTCGCGCTCGCGCTGCGGCTGCGCGCCACCTCGACGCACGGCGCGGCGCGGGGTCTTGAGGTGCGGGGCGCGGGCGCCGCACGCCGGGGTGTGCTGGCCGCGACGGTGGGCGCGGTGCTCGTGGCCGCGGCCGTCGCCGCCGTGCTCGTCGGGGACCGCACGCTGCTCCTCGGCGACCTCGGGCTGTGGGCGCGGGGCGAGGCGGGCCAGCTCGTCGGCATCGTGCTCGACACCCGCGTGCCCCGCGTGGTCGCGGCCCTCCTGGCCGGTGCCGCGCTGGCCGTCGCGGGCACCGCGATCCAGGCCGTCACCCGCAACGCGCTCGCCGACCCCGCCATCATCGGCGTCTCCGGCGGCGCGTCCCTCGGCGCGGTGCTCGTGGTGACCCTCACGCCGCTCGCCGGGTTCTGGGCGGTGACCGGCAGCGCGGGCGCCGGCGCGGTCGCGGCGGCGGCGGTCGTGTTCGCGCTGTCCGCGCGCGGCGGCTTCGCCTCCGACCGGCTGGTCCTGGTCGGCGTCGGCCTCTCGCACGTGACCACGGCGCTGGTGACCACGCTCATCGTGGCCACCGACCCGTTCAACGCCTCCAAAGCCCTGACGTGGCTCTCCGGCTCGACCTACGGCCGCTCCTACGAGCACCTGCTGCCGCTCGGCGTCGCGTGCCTCGTCTTCCTGCCGCTCACGTGGGCCGCCCACCGGTACCTCGACCTGCTGTCGCTCGACGAGGACACCCCGCGCGTGCTCGGCCTGAACGTGCCGAGGACCCGCCTGCTCCTGCTGGGCTGCGGCGTGGCGCTGACCGGCACCGCGGTCGCCGCGATCGGGATGATCGGCTTCGTCGGGCTGGTCGCGCCGCACGCCGCGCGCACCCTGCTCGGGCGGCGCCACCGGTGGGTGGTCCCGGTGGCGGCGCTGCTCGGCGGCCTGCTCGTGGTCCTGGCCGACCTGCTCGGGCGCACGGTCATCGCGCCCGACCAGCTGCCGGCCGGGTTGCTGACCGCCGTGATCGGCACGCCGTACTTCCTCTGGCTGCTGCACCGCACCCGCGCCTCCTGA
- a CDS encoding ABC transporter ATP-binding protein, producing the protein MRANGVRAGYRGTPVVDDASVRLAAGRVTALIGPNGSGKSTLLRTMAALHPAMAGRIELADGAAVRELSPRELARRVTLLSQARPTPGGVTVREVVAYGRHPHRPRWGPGDTEGPEVVQRVMEMTGVSGLADRPVDSLSGGQLQRVWLAGCLAQDTPVLLLDEPTTFLDLRYQVELLDIVRDLADREGIAVGLVLHDLDQAAAVADDIVLLVGGRIAAAGPPETVMTPALLTDAYGIDVDVHRDPGSGLIHTRARARHHGRHGTATA; encoded by the coding sequence ATGCGGGCGAACGGCGTGCGCGCGGGCTACCGCGGCACGCCCGTGGTGGACGACGCCTCCGTCCGGCTGGCCGCGGGGCGGGTGACCGCGCTCATCGGCCCCAACGGCAGCGGCAAGTCCACGCTGCTGCGCACGATGGCCGCCCTCCACCCCGCGATGGCCGGGCGGATCGAACTGGCCGACGGCGCGGCCGTCCGCGAGCTCTCGCCCCGTGAACTCGCCCGGCGCGTCACGCTGCTGTCCCAGGCCCGCCCCACCCCCGGCGGGGTCACCGTCCGCGAGGTCGTCGCCTACGGCCGCCACCCGCACCGCCCGCGCTGGGGACCCGGCGACACCGAAGGGCCCGAGGTCGTCCAGCGGGTCATGGAGATGACCGGCGTCTCCGGCCTCGCCGACCGGCCCGTCGACAGCCTCTCCGGCGGGCAGCTGCAACGGGTCTGGCTCGCCGGCTGCCTGGCGCAGGACACCCCCGTGCTGCTCCTGGACGAGCCGACGACGTTCCTCGACCTGCGCTATCAGGTCGAACTCCTGGACATCGTACGCGACTTGGCCGACCGCGAGGGCATCGCGGTCGGGCTCGTGCTGCACGACCTCGACCAGGCCGCCGCGGTGGCCGACGACATCGTGCTGCTCGTCGGCGGCCGGATCGCCGCCGCCGGGCCGCCGGAGACCGTCATGACGCCCGCCCTCCTCACCGACGCCTACGGCATCGACGTCGATGTCCACCGCGACCCCGGCTCCGGCCTCATCCACACCCGCGCCCGCGCCCGCCACCACGGCCGGCACGGCACCGCGACCGCGTAG
- a CDS encoding carbohydrate ABC transporter permease, with protein MTDALTPTARPAPTRGRPPEPHRPPEGRGRSARRRLMSVLKHAGLILVSLIMLYPLLWMVASSLRPNADIFDHPGLFIDTFDFDHYPNGWDALSYPFSTYLMNSALVVLGSVIGNLVSCSMAAYAFARLRFRFRKLAFLVMLVTIMLPVHVLIIPQYVFYAQLDWINTFLPLIVPKLLATDAFFIFLMVQFIRGIPRELDEAARIDGAGHARIYGQIMLPLMVPALATTAIFTFIWTWNDFFTQLIFMTEPGLYTVPVALRSFIDAQTTSDFGAMFAMSVVSLIPVFLVFLFGQRFLLRGIATTGGK; from the coding sequence ATGACTGACGCGCTCACCCCCACCGCGCGGCCCGCGCCCACGCGGGGCCGGCCGCCCGAGCCGCACCGTCCTCCCGAAGGCCGCGGCCGTTCCGCGCGCCGCCGCCTGATGAGCGTGCTCAAGCACGCGGGACTGATCCTGGTCTCGCTGATCATGCTGTATCCACTGCTGTGGATGGTGGCGAGTTCGCTCCGGCCGAACGCGGACATCTTCGACCACCCGGGCCTGTTCATCGACACCTTCGATTTCGATCACTATCCCAACGGCTGGGACGCCCTGAGCTATCCGTTCAGCACGTATCTGATGAATTCCGCGCTGGTCGTGCTCGGTTCGGTGATCGGCAATCTCGTGTCCTGCTCGATGGCGGCCTACGCGTTCGCCCGGCTGCGCTTCCGCTTCAGGAAACTCGCGTTCCTGGTCATGCTCGTCACCATCATGCTGCCGGTGCACGTACTGATCATTCCGCAGTACGTGTTCTACGCCCAGCTCGACTGGATCAACACCTTCCTGCCGCTCATCGTGCCGAAACTGCTCGCCACGGACGCGTTCTTCATCTTCCTGATGGTGCAGTTCATCCGCGGCATCCCGCGCGAACTCGACGAGGCGGCCCGCATCGACGGCGCCGGGCACGCGCGGATCTACGGGCAGATCATGCTGCCCCTCATGGTCCCCGCGCTGGCCACCACGGCGATCTTCACGTTCATCTGGACGTGGAACGACTTCTTCACCCAGCTGATCTTCATGACCGAACCCGGTCTGTACACGGTGCCGGTGGCGCTCAGGTCGTTCATCGACGCCCAGACCACGTCCGACTTCGGCGCGATGTTCGCCATGAGCGTCGTGTCGCTGATCCCGGTGTTCCTGGTGTTCCTGTTCGGCCAGCGGTTCCTGCTCCGCGGCATCGCCACCACCGGCGGCAAGTAG
- a CDS encoding ABC transporter substrate-binding protein produces the protein MTDAQRAATTAADGRRPRRGPRAALAAATALPVLAACGVGAEPVHHPELSDGEVTISFAWWGADARTQQTLEAIELFEREHPNIEVDPQYSDWVGYWDRLATTTAAGDMPDVTQFDQLYLASYADRGALLDLATVSNILDPSALGEDILESGRVGGDLYALATGATTNGILINTTLFERYGVELPDTADWTWEEFERVAVELTEASDGEVHGVSPFGIDTFSLTVWARQHGGNLFDDEGNLILDADVLAGYWQRVRDFVASGAAPSVPHISESIGLPLDQTPMVTGETALGFIPAGQFIAFQAAGPEFDYALADWPTDEDAPEGFQYLKPSMYWAAASTTEHPAEAALLIDFLVNDTRVADIFGLDRGEPGNPAFREAMRDSLDEPGQESLAFTEAMAEEVGDTPPITPNGASDVDLVLQRHFLDMLHGDASPREAAEGFLGELNDSITAAS, from the coding sequence ATGACCGACGCGCAACGGGCCGCAACGACCGCCGCGGACGGCCGCCGGCCCCGACGCGGCCCGCGCGCAGCGCTCGCGGCGGCGACCGCGCTTCCGGTGCTCGCCGCCTGCGGCGTGGGCGCGGAACCCGTCCACCACCCCGAGCTGTCGGATGGCGAGGTGACCATCTCGTTCGCCTGGTGGGGCGCCGACGCGCGCACCCAGCAGACCCTGGAGGCCATCGAGCTGTTCGAGCGGGAGCACCCGAACATCGAAGTGGACCCGCAGTATTCCGACTGGGTGGGCTACTGGGACCGGCTGGCCACCACGACCGCCGCCGGCGACATGCCGGACGTCACGCAGTTCGACCAGCTGTACCTGGCCTCCTACGCCGACCGCGGCGCCCTGCTCGACCTCGCGACGGTCTCCAACATCCTCGATCCGTCCGCGCTGGGCGAGGACATCCTCGAATCCGGGCGCGTCGGCGGCGACCTGTACGCGCTGGCCACCGGCGCCACGACGAACGGCATCCTCATCAACACCACCCTGTTCGAGCGGTACGGCGTGGAGCTGCCCGACACGGCCGACTGGACCTGGGAGGAGTTCGAACGGGTCGCCGTCGAGCTGACGGAGGCGTCGGACGGCGAGGTGCACGGCGTGAGCCCGTTCGGCATCGACACCTTCAGCCTCACCGTCTGGGCCCGCCAGCACGGCGGCAACCTGTTCGACGACGAGGGGAACCTGATCCTCGACGCGGACGTGCTGGCCGGCTACTGGCAGCGCGTGCGCGACTTCGTGGCCAGCGGCGCCGCGCCGTCCGTTCCCCACATCAGCGAGTCCATCGGACTGCCGCTCGACCAGACCCCCATGGTGACGGGCGAGACCGCGCTGGGGTTCATCCCCGCCGGGCAGTTCATCGCCTTCCAGGCGGCGGGCCCCGAGTTCGACTACGCCCTCGCGGACTGGCCCACGGACGAGGACGCCCCGGAGGGCTTCCAGTACCTCAAGCCGTCCATGTACTGGGCCGCCGCCTCGACCACGGAACACCCCGCGGAGGCCGCGCTGCTGATCGACTTCCTGGTCAACGACACGCGCGTCGCGGACATCTTCGGCCTCGACCGCGGCGAACCGGGCAACCCGGCCTTCCGGGAGGCGATGCGGGACAGCCTGGACGAGCCGGGCCAGGAGTCGCTGGCCTTCACGGAGGCGATGGCGGAAGAGGTCGGCGACACGCCCCCGATCACCCCGAACGGCGCGAGCGACGTCGACCTGGTCCTCCAGCGGCACTTCCTCGACATGCTGCACGGGGACGCCTCCCCGCGCGAGGCGGCCGAGGGGTTCCTGGGCGAGCTGAACGACTCGATCACCGCCGCCAGCTGA